The Methylomonas montana genome has a window encoding:
- the cysS gene encoding cysteine--tRNA ligase, translating to MLKIYNTLSRSKQEFVPKQPGKVGMYVCGMTVYDYCHIGHARVMVVFDTVARYLRHAGYQLTYVRNVTDIDDKIIQRANENGDNFTALTERFIEAMHEDERALSVLPPDIEPKATQSIADIVKMISVLIEKDFAYVGGNGDVFYAVSHFDGYGKLSGKNIDDLQAGERVDVDTAKRDPLDFVLWKMAKPGEPSWESPWGNGRPGWHIECSAMSTCCLGNHFDIHGGGMDLQFPHHENEIAQSEGATGEPFVNYWMHNGFVRVNEEKMSKSLGNFFTVREVLKQYRPEVIRFFILSSHYRSPLNYSDEQLDEAGVALTRLYTALRGVEIADVAIDADYRQRFEQAMDDDFNTPVALAVLFDLARELNKARDKQIFAVTLKQLAAILGLLQDDPDSFLKGGATDGLSETEIEQLIEDRKTAKANKDWTQADGIRDQLKEQGVVLEDVAGGNTIWRRGN from the coding sequence ATGCTGAAAATCTACAATACTCTGTCTCGAAGCAAGCAAGAATTCGTCCCCAAACAGCCCGGCAAAGTCGGCATGTATGTCTGCGGCATGACGGTTTACGACTACTGTCATATCGGCCATGCGCGGGTGATGGTGGTGTTCGACACGGTCGCCCGCTATCTGCGACACGCCGGCTATCAATTGACTTATGTGCGTAATGTTACCGACATCGACGACAAGATCATTCAGCGTGCCAATGAAAACGGCGACAACTTTACCGCATTGACCGAGCGATTTATCGAGGCGATGCACGAAGACGAACGGGCTTTGTCCGTGTTGCCGCCCGATATCGAACCAAAGGCGACGCAATCGATTGCCGACATCGTTAAGATGATTTCCGTCTTGATTGAGAAAGATTTTGCTTATGTCGGCGGCAACGGCGATGTGTTTTATGCGGTCAGCCATTTCGATGGTTACGGCAAACTGTCCGGGAAAAATATCGACGATTTGCAGGCTGGCGAGCGGGTCGATGTCGATACCGCCAAGCGCGATCCGCTGGATTTCGTGCTCTGGAAAATGGCCAAACCCGGCGAGCCTTCTTGGGAGTCGCCATGGGGCAATGGTCGTCCCGGTTGGCATATCGAATGCTCGGCGATGTCCACCTGCTGCCTGGGCAATCATTTCGACATCCACGGCGGCGGCATGGACTTGCAATTTCCGCATCACGAAAACGAAATCGCCCAATCCGAAGGCGCCACCGGTGAGCCATTCGTCAACTACTGGATGCACAACGGTTTTGTGCGAGTCAACGAAGAAAAAATGTCCAAATCCTTGGGTAATTTTTTCACGGTGCGGGAGGTGTTGAAGCAATACCGGCCGGAGGTGATTCGGTTTTTCATACTGTCCAGCCATTACCGCAGTCCGCTGAATTATTCCGACGAACAGCTGGATGAGGCAGGTGTGGCTTTGACCCGGCTGTACACGGCCTTGAGAGGCGTCGAGATTGCCGATGTCGCCATTGACGCCGATTATCGTCAGCGTTTTGAGCAGGCGATGGACGATGATTTCAACACGCCGGTGGCTCTGGCGGTGTTGTTCGATCTTGCCCGAGAGTTAAACAAGGCCCGGGACAAACAAATATTCGCGGTAACTCTGAAGCAGTTGGCGGCGATTTTAGGTTTGTTGCAGGACGACCCCGACAGTTTCCTGAAAGGCGGCGCGACTGATGGCCTTAGCGAAACCGAAATCGAACAATTGATTGAAGATCGAAAAACCGCCAAAGCCAACAAGGATTGGACTCAAGCGGACGGCATACGCGATCAGTTAAAAGAACAAGGTGTCGTCTTGGAGGATGTGGCGGGCGGTAACACTATTTGGCGCCGCGGAAATTAA
- the fchA gene encoding methenyltetrahydrofolate cyclohydrolase: MSEIKDKSVQIFLDELASKQATPGGGSAAAVMGAQAAALTSMVCNLTIGKPKYAEVEAKMQTLLAESEALRATLIGMIKADVEVFDKLMACYGLPKSSDDEKALRTQQIQAVLKEATRVPLECAKACAKAIELSRVAAEHGNLGVISDAGVAVMAGYAGLKSAALNVQINAASLKDRTFAEAQLAELDTLLQAGEQAAEQIYRLVREKL; encoded by the coding sequence ATGAGCGAAATCAAAGACAAATCTGTTCAAATTTTTCTCGACGAACTGGCCAGCAAACAAGCAACCCCGGGCGGCGGCAGTGCGGCGGCGGTGATGGGGGCGCAAGCGGCGGCCTTGACCAGCATGGTTTGTAACCTGACCATTGGGAAACCCAAATACGCCGAAGTGGAAGCGAAAATGCAGACGCTGTTGGCGGAATCCGAAGCGCTACGGGCTACCCTGATCGGCATGATTAAGGCCGATGTCGAGGTGTTCGATAAGCTGATGGCTTGTTACGGCTTGCCGAAAAGCAGCGACGACGAAAAAGCGCTACGCACGCAGCAAATCCAGGCAGTGTTGAAAGAAGCCACTCGCGTGCCGTTGGAATGCGCGAAAGCCTGTGCCAAGGCAATCGAACTGAGTAGGGTGGCTGCCGAACACGGCAATCTGGGCGTGATCAGCGATGCTGGCGTCGCGGTGATGGCGGGCTACGCCGGACTAAAAAGCGCGGCGCTGAACGTGCAAATCAACGCCGCCAGCTTGAAGGACAGGACATTTGCCGAAGCCCAGCTAGCCGAGCTGGATACTTTGTTGCAAGCCGGCGAACAGGCTGCCGAGCAGATATACCGGTTAGTCAGGGAAAAGCTTTAA
- the nifL gene encoding nitrogen fixation negative regulator NifL has protein sequence MTKSTPDYLQSQIEIETADLLSPALDTNAQHSKSGKPSKTLPFSLFVKAVEQAPVAISITDKKANILYINDAFTEVTGYNAAEILGQNESKLSDKSTPRQIYYDLWHTISRKQVWHGQLVNRQKIGQRYLADLTIAPMLDDRGAISHYIGMHRDVTQAHYAEQQVNNQKQLIESVLNTSPVAMAVLDSDRKVVLDNQMYKMLISELDKKEPALFFLDALEQDMGDLWDETVNRQHSFANHEIRIESAGIRGTRWFSCSGNWFIENDVCADNFFTKQPKDYLLLTINDVSQLRRQQEKLQIQTLRTILAEEEHIRSIRETLLGAMHQIRQPLNQVNAAIQIMTQRNDANNLPLRDLLGQVQKMGEETLATLQRCVPEIPESAVVPVNLNQLLHEVMLLYSTKFLANGIVVDWLPNPVLPTILGSENKLRMLFKQLIDNAVNAMNRAGSRERVIKISTAIDHDWICVTIDDTGPGIPANQRSKVFEPFFTTNHNAVGVQAGMGLVMAKEIVNQHSGMIEIDPHYQTGCSFKISFPCQKNTHMVNIHE, from the coding sequence ATGACCAAATCCACCCCTGACTACCTGCAAAGCCAGATTGAGATAGAAACGGCCGATCTGTTATCGCCGGCACTAGACACCAACGCGCAACACTCGAAAAGCGGCAAGCCGAGCAAGACTCTGCCGTTCTCATTGTTCGTCAAAGCCGTCGAGCAGGCGCCGGTAGCCATTTCGATTACCGATAAAAAAGCCAATATTCTGTATATCAACGACGCCTTCACCGAAGTCACCGGCTACAACGCTGCGGAAATTCTCGGTCAGAACGAATCGAAACTGTCCGATAAATCCACACCTCGGCAGATCTATTACGATCTTTGGCACACCATTTCCCGCAAACAGGTTTGGCACGGCCAACTGGTCAACCGCCAAAAAATCGGTCAACGTTATTTGGCCGACCTGACCATTGCCCCCATGCTCGACGACCGCGGCGCGATCAGCCATTACATCGGCATGCACCGCGACGTGACTCAAGCGCATTACGCCGAACAGCAGGTTAATAACCAGAAACAATTGATCGAATCGGTACTGAACACTTCGCCGGTGGCGATGGCGGTGTTGGATAGCGATAGAAAGGTTGTCTTGGATAATCAGATGTACAAGATGTTGATCAGCGAACTGGATAAAAAGGAACCCGCCCTATTTTTTCTGGACGCGTTGGAACAGGATATGGGCGATTTATGGGACGAGACCGTCAATCGCCAACATAGCTTTGCCAATCACGAGATTCGCATCGAAAGCGCTGGCATCAGAGGCACTCGCTGGTTTTCGTGTTCCGGCAACTGGTTTATCGAAAACGACGTCTGCGCCGACAACTTCTTTACCAAGCAACCCAAGGATTATTTATTGCTGACCATTAACGACGTCAGCCAATTGCGTCGGCAACAAGAAAAACTGCAAATCCAGACCCTGCGCACTATTTTGGCGGAAGAGGAACATATCCGCAGTATCCGCGAAACCTTGCTCGGCGCCATGCATCAGATTCGCCAACCCTTGAACCAGGTCAACGCGGCGATTCAGATCATGACCCAACGTAACGATGCTAATAACTTGCCATTGCGCGATTTACTGGGTCAAGTCCAAAAAATGGGCGAGGAGACGCTCGCCACCTTGCAACGCTGTGTACCGGAAATCCCGGAATCGGCTGTGGTGCCGGTCAACCTCAACCAACTCTTGCACGAAGTGATGCTGCTGTATAGCACCAAATTTCTGGCTAACGGTATCGTGGTCGATTGGCTGCCCAATCCGGTGTTACCGACTATATTGGGTTCCGAAAACAAATTACGGATGCTGTTCAAGCAACTGATCGACAACGCCGTTAACGCGATGAACCGGGCCGGCAGCCGGGAGCGCGTGATCAAAATCAGCACGGCTATCGACCACGACTGGATTTGCGTCACCATCGACGATACCGGCCCCGGCATCCCGGCCAATCAGCGCAGTAAAGTATTCGAACCATTTTTCACCACCAATCACAACGCGGTCGGCGTCCAGGCCGGCATGGGACTGGTGATGGCTAAGGAAATCGTCAATCAACATAGCGGCATGATCGAAATCGACCCCCATTATCAAACTGGTTGTAGCTTTAAAATTAGCTTCCCCTGTCAAAAAAACACCCACATGGTGAACATCCATGAGTGA
- a CDS encoding peptidylprolyl isomerase — MSDTQTKVKLTTSLGAFVIQLDSAKAPVSAANFAEYVKDGFYNGTIFHRVIPGFMAQGGGFDTAFNQKETKAPIKNEADNGLKNKRGTLAMARTNDPNSATAQFFINYKDNSFLDHTSPTPSGWGYAVFGEVVEGMDVVDAMAKQATGNRGPHQDVPKTDIVIEKAEIVE; from the coding sequence ATGTCCGATACCCAAACCAAAGTAAAACTGACCACTTCACTAGGCGCGTTCGTCATCCAACTCGACAGCGCTAAAGCGCCTGTTTCGGCCGCGAATTTTGCCGAATACGTCAAGGACGGCTTCTATAACGGTACAATCTTTCACCGAGTGATTCCTGGCTTCATGGCGCAAGGCGGCGGCTTCGATACTGCTTTCAACCAGAAAGAAACTAAAGCGCCAATCAAAAACGAAGCCGATAACGGCCTGAAAAACAAACGCGGCACCCTGGCCATGGCCCGTACCAATGATCCAAACTCCGCTACTGCTCAGTTTTTTATCAACTACAAAGACAATTCCTTTCTGGACCATACCAGCCCGACACCCAGCGGCTGGGGCTACGCAGTATTCGGCGAAGTCGTCGAAGGCATGGATGTAGTCGATGCCATGGCCAAGCAAGCTACCGGCAATCGCGGCCCGCATCAGGACGTGCCGAAAACCGACATCGTCATCGAAAAAGCCGAAATCGTCGAATAA
- the nifA gene encoding nif-specific transcriptional activator NifA, producing the protein MSDRLLLVESELDTLFLVSQLLNSTHDLRTKLKGILEILHKRNGLHSGMITLRDIEDDSMSICEIYGEGIDRSVRYQPGEGLVGAILDEGSTIVVDRIADEPRFLSRLGLYDPDLPFIGSPLAVEQGEVVGILAAQPCSSTFLGERARFMEMVANLIAHSVNMLRVMERKQYELASERDYLKQTLVKNYRFENIIGHSEPMLKVFDIIRQVAKWHTTVLIRGESGTGKEVVASSIHFNSACANGPFLKLNCAALPDTLLESELFGHEKGAFSGAIGQRKGRFELADNGTLFLDEIGEISASFQAKLLRVLQEGEFERVGGVRTLKVNVRIIAATNRNLEQEVADGNFREDLYYRLNVMPIQMPPLRERIEDIPELASFLLNRISRQQGGRPLEIKESAIRILMKHDWPGNVRELENRLERAAIMSQEGIIDRDVIASTGLENEIGISRTPQSIKHVDLHDENMDERERVIAALEQSGWVQAKAARLLDMTPRQIAYRIQTLNINVKQI; encoded by the coding sequence ATGAGTGATCGTTTATTACTGGTCGAATCCGAGCTGGACACCCTGTTTCTGGTCAGCCAATTACTGAATAGCACCCACGATTTGCGCACCAAACTCAAAGGCATCCTGGAGATCTTGCATAAACGTAACGGCCTGCACTCCGGCATGATCACGTTGCGCGACATCGAAGACGACAGCATGAGCATTTGCGAGATTTACGGCGAAGGCATAGACCGCTCGGTGCGCTACCAACCGGGCGAAGGCTTGGTCGGCGCCATCCTCGATGAGGGCAGCACGATCGTCGTCGACCGGATCGCCGACGAACCGCGCTTCTTGAGCCGGCTGGGACTTTATGATCCGGACTTGCCCTTTATCGGCTCGCCGCTGGCCGTCGAACAAGGCGAAGTGGTAGGCATTCTCGCCGCCCAGCCTTGCAGCTCCACTTTTTTGGGCGAACGCGCCCGTTTCATGGAAATGGTCGCCAATCTGATCGCTCACAGCGTCAATATGCTGCGGGTGATGGAGCGCAAGCAGTACGAACTAGCCAGCGAACGCGATTATCTGAAACAAACCCTGGTCAAGAATTACCGCTTCGAAAACATCATCGGCCATTCCGAGCCGATGCTGAAAGTATTCGACATCATCCGCCAGGTGGCGAAATGGCATACCACCGTGTTGATACGCGGCGAATCCGGCACCGGTAAGGAAGTGGTCGCCAGTTCCATCCACTTCAATTCCGCTTGCGCCAACGGCCCATTTTTGAAGCTGAACTGCGCGGCGCTACCGGACACCTTGTTGGAATCCGAATTGTTCGGCCACGAAAAAGGCGCCTTCAGCGGCGCGATCGGGCAGCGCAAGGGCCGTTTCGAACTGGCCGACAATGGCACGCTGTTTCTGGACGAAATCGGCGAGATTTCCGCATCGTTTCAGGCCAAATTATTACGGGTATTGCAAGAAGGCGAATTCGAGCGGGTCGGCGGCGTCCGAACCTTGAAGGTGAATGTGCGCATCATCGCCGCCACCAATCGCAATCTGGAGCAGGAAGTGGCTGACGGCAATTTCCGCGAAGACTTGTATTACCGCTTGAACGTGATGCCGATTCAGATGCCGCCGCTACGCGAGCGTATCGAGGACATTCCGGAACTGGCTAGTTTTCTGTTAAACCGGATTTCTCGGCAACAAGGTGGCCGGCCGCTGGAGATCAAGGAAAGTGCGATCCGGATTTTGATGAAACACGATTGGCCCGGCAATGTCCGCGAACTGGAAAACCGCTTGGAACGCGCGGCGATCATGAGCCAGGAAGGCATTATCGACCGCGACGTGATTGCCAGCACCGGCCTGGAAAACGAGATCGGCATCAGCCGCACCCCGCAATCCATCAAACATGTCGATCTACATGACGAGAACATGGACGAACGGGAACGGGTAATCGCCGCGCTGGAGCAAAGCGGCTGGGTACAAGCCAAGGCCGCGCGCCTGCTGGATATGACGCCTCGGCAGATTGCTTATCGGATCCAGACTTTGAATATCAACGTTAAGCAGATATAG